The Limanda limanda chromosome 21, fLimLim1.1, whole genome shotgun sequence genome contains the following window.
CTGAATgtaaatttttttaaaacttacaaaacaaaacacaaatgaaccACAAAATCAAAAGACAAATCATAATGTGTGGCACATTGTCCCTAACCAAGACAATACGTGCACATTTGTTCACTTTTAAACGTGTGACCgtgcaaacagacaaaacaagcaaacacaaaataGATTCATCATGAGTGACTCCAGTGAGGTGGTGGCAGCCTTTTGGCAAAGCAAGGAGAACTTCAGGTTCTGCTGCTCTTAGTTTATTTGTTAGAGAGCACTGCCACCTCCTGGATACAAGGTATCTGTCACTGACTGACTGTACAGGTATTACAGCAGATAGATTCATCTGTTACTTACACAtttgtttccccttttttttacGGGGTTAGGGTAATCTCTTTTGGTTATGCAGGCTCTCTACTTATACTTTTATCACtgtacttttttaaattatttaaatttcttCTTCATAAAACTGCAGAGCACAGTGGGGAACATAACGCTACTTCCTCCACTGACCGGCTCCAGTTAAGCCCACTTAGGCCCATGAATGGACTAATTTGTCAGTGTTAAGACGGATTCCGATTGTGTGGAGATAGCAGGTCTAAGAGGCGTCCTTAAAGCCGCTCTGTTAGGCTAAGAGCTGATGATATCAGGCCTCCAGAATGAACTCACCCCAGTGGCTCATCTGATAACATGGTATCCGTCAACAGGGGATTATGGCCCTCGGCTCCAACAATAAAGAGTCCTCGCTTGTTTTTGCCAGGTGCATCTATCTGTATCTACCTTCATCTCCTATAATAAATATAACACTTGTCCAAAACAAAAGAGTCTGTTAAATTGACAGCATGGTTTTATTTAGGCCATATGAAAGCAGTTATGACACAGAAGTCGAGAACAGAAAAGATGATGGTTTTTATTAGTTGAGACCACAAAGAAATTATTCACAGATTCTGAATTTGTATCTGTCATGTGCAATTTTCCTGTCTGCTGAAGATCAGTGTAATATAGTAGACTGCAATTCAGTGGCAGTGTAAGTGAATTAGTGTCTGTAAGTCAATGAAAGATGTTTGGACTCCTGTAATAAATCTTTGAGATGACGCAGATAAAATGGGTTTTCCTGGAAAATGCTGAACGCATCATTTGAAGCCTGCCCACCCGACTGATTTAGTATTATACTTCACAGAGTTGTTGGAGGGCTCACAAGAAAGAGATTGTCTCCTGTGTGGGTCAAGTCAGTCAATCATGCAACATCTCTGGTTTGTGTCCAGATAAGGATCTTTGCTGCATgtctctcctctcatttcctgtcaTCTGTTCATCTCAATAACAGTGTAAAAATGTCTCAAAATACAAATGCTCCCTATGATGAGTAAACAGAATTTAAGAtgaaatgagatgagatgagataacacaacacaacacaacacaacataacataaaataacataacataacataacataacataacataacataacataacataacataggATAAGATAAGTTAAGATAAAATAGACTTTATATTCCCTATGGGAAATCAGCCTTGGACATCATAGTTTTTATTCATCTGCATCTATTTAAAAATGTCCTGGATAAAATATCGTAAAAATTGGTGGAGTTGTTTAAATGTTCAGTGTGtcgaatttagtgacatctagtggtgaagttgcatattgcagctgaacacccctcacttCACCTGTTCcctccaaacatgacagagaatcTGTTCCAATACCCATTATATGCTAAAGAAACAACATTTTGTACAATTTAAATGATTACTAGTGAAAACATCGctaggattatttcatatgtaatttctgccaatagttTCATTTCagctaaatcttacacactggacctgtAAGTGTAATCCTACTCACTAAAGAGGATGAAAATGTAATGATTGGCTGAGGCAACTTTAGAAATACAATACGCCACCACTAAATGTTGCCTATGTGGATAAGTCACTGCCAATGAAATTAAGCAAAGCCGACCTCTTCAATCCTGCCTGCCCTATGAAGCACCTGTAAAACGGTGATCCACAGAAACCAAGGTGACATGTTTCTTGTCAAGGACAGTGACATGGATGGAAACTGACTCTGTTGCAAAACCTCTTGACATGTCATATAAGATGAAGGTGGAATGGATCTGAGGTCAACACCCTGCAGTGAATCACCCGCAGTGGGCACCCACACCCAGCCACTCCGCTCCGCTGTGTCACATGGAAATAATGTTCTGTCATTGCGGCAGCTCTTTGTGACTCAGTCATTTCAGATGCAAATATTGTGCCTCTGATTCCTTTTGATTGTGCACTTTACGTTAGCCGTGGATTACACTGTGAGCACACAAGGGCTGTTCATGTGTAATTGCTTTTAATTGTCCTGGGCCTTTCTTGCTTTTTCCAAAGCACCTGTGCACGGATCAAAGCATGCGATGCTCGTGTCAGCCTTTGTTTCGAGTGGGCGTCCTTACTGGGCACACTGATTGTCATGTAATTGCCTCTCCAGACATTTCTATAGCCTGACAGCTTCCATTAAAACAGAACATCTAAATGTCTAAGTAAGTACGTATCATGAAAGGGTTAAATAACCCGGTAACTttgatggaaaataaatatatatcaactTATATATTAGTGCAGCCAAATTCAGACACTTTTTCACGCCTTTTACACCTATTTCATTGTATTCATAAAGAAAGAGCAAATTTTTCTTCATACTCTGCTTAACTCCTGACCATCAGTGTCACGAACAACCTGTTCCTCAATCTTAATTTATCAATATACACATGCAAAAGTCACATCTATGTTGACCTGTTCAATAACTCCAGAGGTAGCCGTCAGGCACCAAGTCGCCTGCTCAACCAATAAAAGCTCTACCTTCAAAGCAGATGGTTATATTTGCAAAAGCATCGCCCGACACTCCCACACGTCCTGCCCGGCTCGTCTGCCATATCAAAGAAGCACGTACACATCACAAGGTCACAAATGAGTGATATTTTTAGACCAACAGCAGTGCCGCTGCCTAGTAAAAGTGGACATGAAAGGTTAATGCTTCCAATGTAAATATTTAAGCTTTAATTTCACAGAACATGAGGGTCTTGTTTTGAACTTGAGACTGTCAATAAAATCCTCAGAGGACAACTGAAGAAATTTAGCACTTTCAAGCATCTTTAATTCCCTAATATAAGTCATATTTTCATTTGTGATGGCTGCAAAGTACGTAAAAGAGAAGACAGATTCTTAAAAAATGCTGTGATATGATAAATCTGAAGGTTTTCGATGCAATGAAGAAAAGCCTGGGATCATAGTAATTAATAAGTGGGGAGGGGTCTAGCAGCAGGGGTACAAACGTATAAATGCCCCCTGCTGCAGCCAGGATTGACACAATAACACTGGACCACATCCTCCCAGCATCGTTTTGCATTCAATTTTTTGAGcatttgcagaaaataaatacCAAAGACATTATTTATCTACTCATTGCTTTTATTAGATAAGTTAGATTTTTTGCTAGACAAAGAAATGGATACCTGGAAGATGCAGCTTgttgttgtgactttttgcactTTGTTGCAAACCTGTCAGGGACTCACTGctagtgaggaagaggagagaggattgTCTACAGACTGGCAGGTGAGCATCGTTAACATATATTCCGTTTTTTTCAGGAGAAATTATTCCTTGGAGAAACACGAGAAGACTCTGAATGGATATATGGATTAGATATTCTGTGATTTAATGACCATGTGGGaaatatttcttatttaaaaaaaagtatattcttattttatttacttgattaaatgaataaatgtgtcATCTGTTAGGACGGTTCACAGACACCGATGGAGACAGATGTGAGCCACCTGGTAGCCTCCCTGATGAAGAGATCTAAAGCCCTCCGCTTCTACGGACTCATGGGAAAACGCTCAAGTGACATCCATTAAAAAACTTTACATGATctattgtgctttttttttctccaataaGATTCACAAACATGACTATTAATAAAGAGAAAATTATCCAATGGTAACCttggtcttttttttaacccacAGGTGTTAAGAAACCTTTCAAAGTTAATCGACGTACGTAGCTTGACTTTCCATTTCAAACTTCAGtttaatgtattattatcatgcaaatgtgatttaaaaaaatactttccaatcaaaataatttttgttttcttatggCATTGGGTTTAAATTCTGACCATTAAACTGCCTTCAACTTCCTTACACTCTCAGGGAATAAAGGAGACACATTCGTAGGCCTGATGGGAAGAAGCCTCTCCAGTGGTggtaaacacaaacaatatcTGAATCGTATCAAAATATCAATGCAGCTTTattgatattaaaaaatatcaaatccaTAATACACATTTAACAGCTATGCTCCAAAGTACAAGGCAAAGATAATCCCATTGAactgttttctgcttttgttaCAGAGTCTTTGACCAGAATAAATCCGTCTGCAACAACCACCGGGGTCGATGTTTCAGAGAAACCACACAAGCAAGGTATGATTGTATCCGTATATAAAAACCTGAGGTTGCATTATTTCAACGTGCATTCTCGCAGTGGTATCGGCAATATTTCCATCTGATTCTCAGCAAATTAAAAATATCTGAATCCATTATTCCGTTTTTTGGCAGGTTCATCTGAGGAGTGGATCCAAATCCTGTATTGATGGAGTTACGGGGGAAGAAAATACACCTTACTATGATCTATACAATTTTACACCAAAGAAGACGCTGCATATATCTGATCCTTGAAATACACTCTGCTTGCAGCTTCAGTTTCATGCTAACGACAACTGTATTAATCCCAAACTTAAGTAACGACCATCTTCAAAATGCACATttcttaaaagaaataaaaaataacaatctGCCAAATATAGGTAtgtattcttttcttttttgcaagAGTAAAGCATAAAATTCATGTTATCCACCACACTGGACCATTTATCATATAACATTCAAAGCTTGGTTgacagttttaaaacaaacaggaaaaacagaTTTTCTAGCATTGACTGTTTAACGATATCTCGGTAAAGAATCATTCAACTTGGAACGTATGGtgtttaaaatatgaaagaaactaaaatataaaagttaaaaaaagtttCATGACGAAAAGTAGCAGATTTAAgcaggagaataaaaaaaaagctgaaaaaaaacactgattttTATTGACAGTTCAGAGGTCGAGGCTACTTGTGGCTGGTGAGGCTGTAGGTGAGTTCATTCAGTAGCCTGAGGTCCTTAGTGCTCATGTCCCTTTGGGGGGGGTCCACTTTAGGGAGCTCGGGTCGATGGTCTTGTTGCTGTTGCCTCGCTTGATCTCCTTCGCTTTCCACTCGTCAATCAGGtcctgagaggaagagaaggtcGGAGAGTGAGCCATCAAAAACAGGtaccaaaaaatgtaataatacgGCAATGATTCTTTTTAATCTAGTCATAAAAAGGTAGAATATTTACTGATATATTCAAAAGGCTACGTTCTAGTTAAATGACCTGTTAAACTACAAATAAATGCTTTTGATTTTCAATTCAAATTTGTGAATTTTGCAACATGAACTCACATtaaacacagataaataaagctggacaatgtgtctccacttcctgctgtttcgcaaaatgaagccaaaatatctcggACACAGTTGCCACCATCCTGCGCTTTTGACGCCATTTGGAGCCTGAGACTACTCAGTGGTGAGCAAGGAGTGAAGCCGCGGCATCGAGGTCTCGCTAATATACGTAGGCCAAACCGcgagtcggtctcagctgtcaatcatgacgtttcccCCCATTTTCACAGCAtggaataaacaataaaaaccaaCACTACCAGTTTAAATAGCATTAGGACAAAGATCAAAGTGATAAGagctatttaaaataaatgaaacatcttttagaaaatgtatttgaaaactTTTTAGAAGCAGGCAGGATTTACGATCTACACTAAATCCTGTCGGGAACCTGTCAAgttgtctgtatttataaacaGTCCGTCATATTAACATTTTGTAACAATCACACATCTTAAAGAGGTGATAGGAGCCACACAGGCTGATGAAGCAGCATCTTACCTGTCGCTTCAACACCAGGTGTTTTCCCTTCCAGTACTTGAGCATCTGAAGAGACTGCAGGGTGCTCACTATGTCCACTGGATTCACAGCAGTTTCCTGACTGATCTCTGTGCATCACACAAATATAACAAGAATACGTTACGATATGAATCTTTACACGCAGCATCAAATCACCAGTTTAATTTTGAGCTGGAATCTTTTTGAGAAAGAgcagtaaaaataaaacctccacaTTAGTCCTGTGTTCTTACCTTTGATGGAGATCTCCTTGCCTTGAAAGTTGTACATATATCTGAGTAACACTTCTTTCCAGTAGCTTCGGTAGCTGATGAGGCCCAGATCAGAAAGAGGCCTCTCTGGTGAGCCCACCTTCTCTTCCACTTTGGACAGAAGGTAGCCTAAACGACAAGAGCACTTCGAATGAATCCTGATGATATTCATAATCTCTCATTGCTTTGGACTGTGTTTACAGGAGtcatattttatatacaaaaaaaatatatatatatatacaaaaacagggacaaaaaacatgtataaacagacattttctctatctatttatccatctatccatctatctatctatccatctatccatctatccatctatccatctatccatctatccatctatccatctatccatctatccatctatccatccatctatctatctatctatctatctatctatcgttaACCACTGTCTAATGCAAGAGCCCCAATATCAATGCCACCTTATTGAAGTTGTTGACTTCAATAGCAGGAAAGTCTTACAAGACCATCAAGGTTGCACTTATACAGTATAATTTAAATCTCAACAAAACTGAGCAGAGTTCAACTGAACAGGGTTCAACAATCCGCTTAAATCACATTTATGATGTTGAGATGTACGAGATGAGGaacgtttttttatttggtGTCTACAGCTACAAACAAGTTCAATTTAAGACTTCAAGAGCTTTCTAAATTCCAGTTGAAATGAAGTTTAAACCCAAACTTGTGATGGAAATACGCaccaaatgtgaaaataaactgtTCAAAGCAGACACAATGTTAAAACTCTTAAAATGTTAAGGGTGACCTTTGGCAGTGACATCTTATGTGATTTTAAGCCTGTGTAAGGACCTGTGGTCATCTTTAATTTATACAAGCAAAGCCTCAAGCAGAACAAGACAGTCTCAGTTATCATCTCAACTTACCTCAGTTTTCATTGTTGAGAACTCAGTTTTTCAGACAGTcttaacatttaaatatcagATCCTTTCCatgtaaatatttgaattaacaCAATGTTCAAAGCCCAATGGTGTTTGAACCTATTTTTCGGCCTGTCAGTCCTCCTTCCAAATATTAGCATAGTAAGCAACAGAAAAAATTTGGAATAAAAATATCATGTACATACTGAAGTCAATGAGCATCTTGCCGAAGCCCTGTCTCATGTACTGAGGCATCGTCAGGATACAGGACACGTTGTAATTCAGGAAAGAATTCTTCTCcttgaaatgaaaaaagggaaaaacattttagattttCCTGTACACAAAAGTTAGAAATGATTATATACTGTAAATGTGCATCTTAAATCTTCATTCACCTTAGAAAAGTATCCCACTAAATGGCAGCCAGTGTTGTCGGCCTCGGTCATGACGTAGAAGAGAAACGGCTCCACGTCGTAATACAGCGTTTTGTGGTCCAGGAAAAGTTTGGCAAGTAAACACAGGTTCTGGCAGTAGATCTGGGAAAAAATGATTTGATTATAGTCACTTATTTGACTAGATTAATAGTAAGATGTCACTCTCAGTGAAACTTGCTTTACAGATGTATAGAATTTATACAGATGTTTACagtatacaatacaataaaaaaaacagatagaGTTAAGTAAGAGACATTACgattagggatgcaccgatccgcttttttcacctccgataccgataccgatatctgaggtttagtatcggccgataccgatccgataccgatactaattaaacagtcggattcccctggtccgcaccagttctaaatcacccgcgggcgagttcaccaactttgcagctccgccggttccgttcaaactgagcagggcgggagatccggaccgggacccgtccggcaccgggTCGGCGcagggaccgggagccggaccgggagccggaccggggttcacagccgcccgggggaagctagcggcggcggcgtgggcaaagttccggctcccggtcccggggcagcagcaccagcagccggcagcccggctccagggagcaccgcggccccggtggaggcggctcggctcgcaccgggaaccgggggagaggcgccgggcactgtcggctccgcacggcgtgttgcttgcgtatgacgtcactcacagcgcacagcatagaattacactgaatagatcagccgatatggatcggcccattgtcgccgatacccgatctagaaatttcttcaatatcggtaccgatacaaatatcggatcggtgcatccctaattaCGATCTGAGTTTTCttactttattctttttacCATCTACTTCAAACACAGATATGGCTCCTTTTCTGTAAACTTCGTCTCCTGGAGGATGCTTCCACACACACTTTgcctgaaaaaacacacatcagtattattatttaaataactCAGTAACTGTGACCAGATATGACAAATACATTAACATGAAGGGTAGAATTCAGCATCTATAGGAATGATATATATAAACGATATGTACATGTAATTCATAATTATATCTTACATTTAAATCAacctttttttactttaataagTATGAACTATCGCtcacaacaaaaataatttgcCTCTCACCATGTGTCGCCTGAGGATGGTCTGGCTCTTCATGTACTTGAGGCAGAACTCGCAGACGTAGAGGCGACCCAGGCGTGCGTACTCCTCAGGATAGGGGGAGTGGTACCAGGTGTCCAGCTCATAGCGGCCAAACAGGATGGTTTTGATCATGTTGCTGCCCTCTGTGATCTGACCCTGGATACGCAGCTTCTCCTGTCAGACGGTAGACCAGAAGGAAAACCTTGTAATTGCTGAGCTCAGCATGTCAACTCGGCATTTAGATTATTTTTCCTCAACGTAAGGCTTTGTCCGTGATACATTTTTGGATTTTTACATGTGCAAACAgcagcaaaaataaaatgtacgATAACATGAGGATTCGCACTTCATcacacacctgcagctgctgagtaAGACAGAATAAAACAGACTAACAGGCCTTAACCTAGATTTTGGCAACcagaaatatgaatatgtcGACATGAGACCTACAGTAGAGATAAGATGCTAAGATGGTGCTGATGTCCCAGGAATGTAGAGCTTGAGGCGCCAGGGTAAAGTGATGTCTATATTCTTTAAACATTGAACCTGTCCCCTTTTTGTTACAAATCTTATTGTCGGTTAACAGTAAATTATGGGAATCTCTAACATGTGTGATAAGGTGCTAACTGAGTGACACTTGGATGTTCAGATAagtaaacaaatacagaaatcgAAGGATGTACAGTATGATGAGAATGGGTTCTACTTAACAGAGAGGCACCACGGCAAGTTTCCTCAGTTATTATTTCTACCTCAGTtccattttaaaaagcaaaaaatgaTATTTCTTATACATCAGTTGATATTAATGACAAGTTACTTTAGTTTAGGAAGTCTTGTTGCAGGAGCAATACTGATAGAGACATGAAACTGCTCATTACCAGGTCTTCAGATGCACGGGCCTGAGCTTTCCTGAAAAGTTCCAGATCATATTCACTGGTGATGTTCTCCAGCAGAGGTTCCCTGGTGTTGCCGTGTGTCTGCCGATGCTCCTGTGGATCAGTGAGGAGCGGGTATAGAGGTGAGAGAACATATCAGCAACAATATGTAATGCAATACTGATAATAATAGAACATTGTGGAGTGGAAGCAAATGTGCAACTGCAGTGAATGCCAGTGACGTACCATGTGcttttctttctgctccttcGGCAGACCAGAGTTTCGCCCTTTCCTGATCTCAGCCACCTGCTCTTTGTATTTGCTCTGTTTCGATGTTGGTGTCTGAAAAGCAAGATAGAAATACAGAACATCAGTCATGGTCATGGTTAAATGAGAGCTGGCCAATAACATTCAACACTGGGTAGATAAGAAAATATGTAGTCTATCCGGCCCTgatcagagagtgtgtgttttgtagatATTAAAACGCAGGGAACACTGTGTTGCCTTTATTTTTGAAGCCTACACTGCGGTgcaaggttgtttttttgtgtttgttgctaggcaaccaCTGAATCTGTGATTTTATTGTGCAGTAAATTCACAGATCTGTTCATGCTTTTTTAATATACACATGACATGTTGAGGACACTTGCTCTGGATCGTAgagtgagagacacagacaaagagagaaaaatcatGTTGGAGTACTAATTTGCCTCCAAGCCTGATATGTGTTCAAATCACGGTAACTGCAGTTGGTTAGGTCATATTTCTCCAAGCATCCTGCAACATCCACCACTAGCCTGTCCTGCATGAGTGATGTTTACAAGAGAAAAACTGCCTCtgggtgtgtttttgtgctcAGAGTTGAACTTGTTTCATCCTGATGTATTCAGAGCCTTCCTGTAAAAACATGCTCCAAGCGCCTTCAATGCATAAGCAGTGCACAGAATGCTTATTGTCTGTAAAAATACAACTGGAATAAGTACCTCACTGGAACAATGCACACTGTATGATCTGGGTTTTAATCGTGCAGCCATATGTATGATTCCTGATAAAAAGTAAACATAACTGATGTCGCGCAAAGCTTTAGAAAAAGAAAGTACCTGGTGACGAGTTGCATGGCGTGAGTGGTTTTCTTCCTGtgctttcacctcctcttcttgtTTCTCACGACTGACAGCTTTCACCTGCAATGACGAGGGAAGGATAGAttacagtttataaaaaaaatgtttccttacttctcctttaaaaagagagaaactgtAAATGACATCATGTAAGAGAGATGTATTAATATCACATATCATATAGTAATTGGATTTTATCGTGAAGGGatgaatgaaatacaaataactaTTTTCAAGATAATCACCTTGCATTCATCAGCAGAAAGATTGTGGTAAAGAGGACAACCTGATACAGCAAAGTGACGTTCATGTTTCCCTGT
Protein-coding sequences here:
- the si:ch211-131k2.2 gene encoding protachykinin-1, with product MDTWKMQLVVVTFCTLLQTCQGLTASEEEERGLSTDWQDGSQTPMETDVSHLVASLMKRSKALRFYGLMGKRSSVKKPFKVNRRNKGDTFVGLMGRSLSSGESLTRINPSATTTGVDVSEKPHKQGSSEEWIQILY
- the kat7b gene encoding histone acetyltransferase KAT7, with protein sequence MPRRPQRHMPGSGSDGTEDSDSSAEREQTNSSESDGNMSKRQRLTRASTRLSQSSQDAPDLKRAADHDESPPLTPTGNAPSSESELDISSPNASHDESQAKDQANRDSDKDLSHRPKRRRCHETYNFNMKCPTPGCNSLGHLTGKHERHFAVSGCPLYHNLSADECKVKAVSREKQEEEVKAQEENHSRHATRHQTPTSKQSKYKEQVAEIRKGRNSGLPKEQKEKHMEHRQTHGNTREPLLENITSEYDLELFRKAQARASEDLEKLRIQGQITEGSNMIKTILFGRYELDTWYHSPYPEEYARLGRLYVCEFCLKYMKSQTILRRHMAKCVWKHPPGDEVYRKGAISVFEVDGKKNKIYCQNLCLLAKLFLDHKTLYYDVEPFLFYVMTEADNTGCHLVGYFSKEKNSFLNYNVSCILTMPQYMRQGFGKMLIDFSYLLSKVEEKVGSPERPLSDLGLISYRSYWKEVLLRYMYNFQGKEISIKEISQETAVNPVDIVSTLQSLQMLKYWKGKHLVLKRQDLIDEWKAKEIKRGNSNKTIDPSSLKWTPPKGT